The genomic interval ACCAGGGAGACCCAGGCAGGCAATGGCCTGCTCTCCCTCTATGAGCCGGCTCCCCGCGTCCAGGTGACCGATACGACGGCTGCCGGCGATTGCTTCGTGGGTGCATTGACGGTCGCGCTGCTGGAGGGCCAGGCCCCCGCTCAGGCTTTGCGCTTTGCGATCTACGCCAGTGCCCTGAAGGTGACGCGCTTCGGCGCTCAGTCTGGCCTGCCGAGCCGGAGCGAGGTGCTGGCTTTCCTGACCGGAGGCGAGCCTCCAGCTTAGTCTCCCGGCTGGCGGAGGACAGACAATGTCTCTACCGGCTTCTTTTGACAAGGCCTCGGCCTTGCGCTATATTTATGTGGAGTAATCCCTACTATGGTACTTGGAATATTGAGCTATCAGCAGGGAAGGAGCAGCAGACTATGCCCCAGATCAATGAGGCCGAGGTAATCGAGGCCCTGCGGGAATGTTACGATCCAGAGATTCCCGTCAATATCTACGACCTCGGCCTGGTCTATGGGATCGATATCAATCAGGAAACAGGCCACGTGCATATTAAGATGACGCTGACATCAATGGGGTGCCCATTGGTGGGCGACGTGATGTCTGAGGTCGAGATGCGCGTCAGCCAGGTCGAGCATGTCAAGTCATGCGATGTGGAGATGACCTTTGATCCTCCCTGGACGCCTGACCGCATGAGCGAAGATGCAAAGTGGGAGCTGGGTTTGATCTAGCGAGTGTGGTGTCGCTTCCAGCGGCTGCGAATCTGGCCTTGGCCTTGCCACCACGCCCGCTGGCCGCAGAGGACAGACACCTCGCTCCCTCCTCCCCCACCATAGGGCTTGCCCTGACACGTGACCATCCCCCGGCAGCGCGGCGCTCCATCGCCTCTGTCCGCTTGCTGTCGCGACATTGGCTCGCTGCCTGCCGGCTGCGGTCTGTCACGTGTTATTTTTTTCTCTTTTTACCCTTCCCTTCGACAAAGCAGTGTGTTATACTGAGTGTCGTCAATCAATACATTTATCTTCATAATATGAAAGGATGAGGAGCACCTTCTTCCGCCCTGGAAGGGAGCCCTCAAACGTCTTCTCTTCTTCCACTCTCTGTGCTGCATCGCCAGCCCTGGCCTGGAAGGAGGGCACTTACTTGCAGCGAAAGAATCGTGAGAGGAAATACATGGGCAGCATCAGCTTCGTGCGAGCAGAGAAACTGGAGTCTCGGGAGCCGGGGCACGGGTGCAAGGGAGCGATCTAGGTAAGGATAGAGCAAGAAAATTGAGAGAGCAGGAGGTTTGAGAAGACTCATGGTCAGGCACTGTGAGTTTTGCTACGCAGCGGTGCCCGCGGATTACACCACGTGCCCTGTCTGCGGAGGGGCGCTAAGGGCGAGCCGGGGCGAGCCAGGCCCTCCGGCCCCACCTGGTGGACAGTCAGCGACGCCGATGTCGGCGGCGCCGCGGCGCCTATCCCATTTTCACCGCAGCGAGTTCTCGAAGAAGAGCAGCTTTTCGCTGTCGCGCACGCTGCGGCTCGGCTTCGTCTTGATGCTTTTCCTGTTTCTGACAGGGTTGGGCCTGCTCATCTACGGCGGCATCTACCATCCAGCCCAACTGCGAGCGGGGGCCACGGCTACAGTCAGCGCTGCTTTGACGGCCCTCACGCAGAGTACTGCCCAGGCGCATGCCCACGCCACAGCAACAGCCATTACCCAGGCTCATGCTACGGCCACCGCTGCCGCCCAGGCGACCGTCGTTGCTGCTGCTACGGTCACCGCCCAGCAGGCCACCTACACAGCGGCCACGCAAGGAGCACCAACCCTGGTCGATCCTTTGACCGGGCAGAACGGCAATCTGTGGACCCTGGATAGCAACCTGCGCGAGGGCTGCCTCTTCTCCGGCTCTAGCTTGCATTCGATCGTCTCCAGCGACCATGTCTTCGTCCCTTGCCTGGCATTGGCTACGAGCTTTGCCAACTTCACGCTGCAGGTTCACATGCGCCTGGCGCGAGGCGATGGCGGCGGCCTGGTCTTCCGCGCGAACGCGGGTAGCGGCACCGGCTATCTCTTCTTCGTTGGCAGCGATGGGAACTATAGCCTCATGCTCTCCGATGGGACCCAGGCGAACGCTCTGGTGGGTGGCCCAACGCCAGCTATCCATACGGCGCCTGGCCAGGATAACTTGCTGACGGTGATCGCCCGCGGCTCATCAATCCTTCTCTATGTTAATAAGCAATACGTGGGCAGCGCCCAGGATACGAGCTTTAGCACGGGACAGATCGGGGTCTTCGCCATTGATCTTGGCCATGTGACCGATGCTGCTTTTTCCCAGCTCCAGGTCTGGTCGCGCTAACCATCCATGCCCGTTTCTCCTCCTGCTCTCTGTCTGCATACCTTGCCGTCAGAACCAAAGCCAGAGATAACCAGGGGCAGGAGCGGTTTTCGCCCATGCTACCGCGCCCGGCTCGCTTCTCACAAGCTATGTTGAGATCACTTGGCATAGATTGAAAAGCATGTTATGCTGATGATGCATTCGGGAGTCACTACGCTCAGCCCTTGAGGAGGATCTTCTTACCTATGCAATGCCAGATCTGCAAGGCCGAGCTGCCCGCGGGGGCACGGGTCTGCCCAGCCTGTGGCGCTCCTACTCCTTACAATGTGCTGGAGCCAGAGAAGGAGCAGACCTCGTCTTCTACGTTCGGCAGCCCAGATGATACGCTGATTAAGCACCGCTCCGAGAGGAGCGAAGAGTCGACTGGCGTCGAGGATAGCGAGCGCACCTTGCGCGCTCCCTACAGCGAGCCTACGGTACGAGCGCCTTCGCGCTGGCAGCAACCGCCGCCAGTGCCGGCCAGTGCCGAAGGGGAAGCGTCTGCCCAGCCGGGCGCGGCTCAAGCTTCGGCTTCGGGAGATGCGCATCCTCACGCCGATGCGGCAGCGGGTGCGACGCCAACGGCATCGCCAGCCAGCGGGCCAGCTGCGGCCCCTGCCCCCCCCTCTCAGCCCAGCAGTGTAGCGCCGGTCCCGCCGCCACGGGATGTGGCTACCAGCTATGGGTGGGTGCCGCCATCTGCCAGCTCTGGCAGTCCCTCCTATCCTGGCCTGAGCGGCACTGTTCCGCCCTCGCCCGCTCAATTCCAGACAGCGGGGGCCGCGCCGCCCCCAACCGCTGGTTCCCCGCCTCAGCCGGCCAGCCAGGTTAGCCAGAGTGGTATCTTAACGCCTCCTGGACCTGGCTATCCGCCCGCAGCAGCTCCGCAGCCAGGGCCTCTCAGTCCTTCTGGCGTCTCCTATCCTGGCTATCCACCTTCATTCTTCCCGCCCGGCCCAGCGAGTGCAGCAGGTCCTAACAGAGAGGCGGGCGCCGCCCTCCCTCAACAGAGTCAGCCTGGCTGGCCGTGGTATTCACAGCAACCAGCCCCTGGAGCACCCGCACCAGGAACAGGCCCGGGCTTTCCCCCCGCTCCCTCTGCGCCAGGACAGGCCAGAGGAGGCCGGTCTACGTTGCTACTCATTCTGGCCATCTTGCTGATTTGTGTCATGATCCTGCTTGGGAGTACCGTCTACCTCGGCGTCATCCGCCCAGGCCAGGAGCATGCCGCCGCCACGGCCACGGCTCAGAGTGCCACAGCCCTCGCTCGCAGCCACCAGACGGCGACAGCCGTTGCTCAGGCGAATGCCACGGCCACGGTGACTGCTCTGCAGGACAATCCCCAGGCGTTCTATAGCTATGTCACCTCGCAGACTCCCCAGGTGAATGACTCGCTGGCCAGCCAGAGCGCCAGCAACTGGGATGATACACGCAATAACGATGGCAGCGGCTGCCAGTTCAACAATGGCGCTCTGCATATCCTGACTACTACCAGCACCCCGGCCTGGGCCTGCGCTGCCAACGCCTCGACGTACCACAATCTGGCCTTCCAGGTTGATATGACGATGGTCAAGGGCGATAAGAGCGGCCTTCAAACTATGGCGGGCCTGGTCTTCCGCCTTAATGAGAACGCGAGCAGCTTCTATAGCTTCACCATCAGCCCCAGCGGTGCCTACCTGTTGAGTAAAGTCAATAACGGGAATGTCACCTATCTCTCTGAGGGCGTCAGCTCCGCCATTAACGCCAATCTCGGCGAGAGTAATACCCTGACCGTCATCGCCCAGGAGAATACGCTCATGCTGTTCGTGAACCAGCACTACCTTTCTACGGCTCACGACAGCACCTTGACGAGCGGAATGGTCGGTCTGATTGCGCTGAACGCCGGCAAGATCTCCGCCGACGCTGCCTTCCAGAATGCGAAAATCTGGCGGCTGTAGGCAGGCTTTCGAACGGGAGGAAGGAGATCAGCGGTGGTAATGTGACGAGAGGCGAGCCGCTGGCCCAAGTGTAGTGTAGAAATACCGCTCACCACGGGGATGGGGCAGGCCCTGCCCTCCCCGAGACTGCCAGCACTCGCGCCCTTCTCTCCCGCTGGAGGGTCTTCTGCACGCTTCGCCAGGTCCAGGCAGAGCTGGTCTTGTATACAGTGTTCATGCTATAGTAGCAGAGAGGAGCAGAAGGAGAGAAGCCTCTTGCCAAGCGAGGGAGTGCCATCTATGCCAGGAAAGCAGCACTCAAGCCGCCCACAGGTGAGCACTGGCGGCCCCGAACCGGAGCTACCACCACCTCACACGTGGACGTCAAGAGCAGAGGGGAGCAGCGAGATTTCCGCCGAAAGGCCAACAGAAGGAGGAGGGTCACAAGAGCAGGCTGAGACAGGGACGCTCGTGCAGACGCCTGCTGCTGAGCCTGCCCCTTTCCGGCTGCGCTCTGCCGGACTCTCGCGCGGTCAGTGGTGGCTCTATGGGTCGCTGGCCGCTCTGCTGCTGCTGACAAGCACGGCTCTGCTCGTGATGCTGACCACGGGCCAGGCCACGGCCATACTTCAGGCCCAGGCCACTGCCCGCGCCCAGGCCACGCGCCAGGTTCTGGCCAGCGCCAGCGCTCAGGCTGCAGGCACCGCGCAGGCCCTGGCAACCCAACAGGCGGCGATCTACGCCACCGCCACAGCCCAGAGCCTGGCAACAGCTCAGAATAGCCAGCTCACAGCGACCGCTACCGCCTACGACGAGCGCCTGAGCCAGATTACGCAGGGCCAGCCGGCCTTCAGCGACGATCTGAGCAGCCTCGATGAGAGCCACGGCTGGGACCAGGGCTTCAGCGACGCCGGCACCGGCTGCTTCTTCAACAACGGCGCCTATGAGGCGCGAGCCGGTCACCCCGGACTGCTACAACCATGCCTCGCTCACAATACAAACTTCAGCCAGTTTGTCTACGAGGTCCAGCTGACAATTACCCACGGCCAGGAGGCCGGGCTGCTCTTCCGCGCCAGCAGCGATGGCCAGAGCTACTATCTTTTCCGCGTGAGCATCAACGGCTCGTTCGCTCTTGATCTCTACCAGGGTCAGAGGGGCCAAACCCTGCTGACCGGCTTTAGCCCGGCGATCAGCAGCGGCCTGACGCAGACGAACATTCTGGGCGTGCTGGTCAGTCAGGAGAGCATCGTGCTCTATGTCAACGAGCAGGCCGTGGGCAGCGTGCAGGACCACACTCTCTCAACGGGGGCGATCGGCGTCGTCGCCATCGATGATCAGCTGCCCTGTGTGGCTCAGTTCAGCAATGCCCAGGTCTGGGCCCTTCACTAGTGAGCCGTCTGCGCCGTGGTCTGGAATCAGACAGGCTGCAGCCACCAGTCCGGAGCGCTTTGTGCATAAAGGCATGCCGCTGGGGGCCCCTGGCTTCATCCAGGGGAGAAAGATGGCATCCTGCTCACCCTCACCCTGGGGTTGACTCAGCCGACTCTCCTATGGTATCCTGCTTTTCAGGCTGAAGGCACTGGCTTGTTTGTGACCAGCAACAGCTGTGCCTCATCGTGCAGAGGGGCGGCGGAGCAAACGGGTCAATTGCGCTCTCCTGTCCTACGGGGCGGTGGGCTGCTGTCAACCAGCCCTGAAGCCCGGGCCAACACAGCTGCGGGCAAGCCCCTGGCTTGAGTCAGGGGTCGTTGACTGAGTAAAGGCGAAGAACAGGACAAGTACTTCATGCCTGCGAGCGCTAGAGAGCTGCGGGTTGGTGCAACGCAGTGCCGGGGATGAGGGAATCCACCTGGGAGCCCACGCGATGAGCGTTTGCGGTGGCCTCCGTTAACAGGCCAAATGAGGGATGGCTCTGCACAGCCAGTTTCTAGAGTCTCTTGCTCTCTGGCTAGCCGGCAACAGAGCATCTAAACAAAGGTGGCACCACGATCGACGCAGCAATCAGCGTTGTCGTCCTTGCACAGTGGACGATAACGCTTTTTTTATTGCTGCAGGACCGTTATAGGCGGTCAGTTGTCAGGCTCGCGGCCCCCTGGCCGGTTCGGGCTGCACCTGACGTCTTGCAGCCAGGGCGGATCATAGTGATCTGACCATCCCGGCCAGCGAGCTGGCGCGCGCGACCTGCTACAGACCAAGGCCCAAGACCCATGTTTGAGGACGAAAAGAGCAGAAGGAGGGATGTTTTTCGTGCTGGATCTTGGCTTCATTCGCAATCATCCAGAGCTTGTCAAAGAGGCTGTACGCCTCAAGCAGAGCGATTTTGATGTCGACCAGTTTCTGGCCCTTGACCGCCAGGTCCTCGAACTGCAGCATCAGGTCGAGATGCTGCGGGCAGAGCAGAACCAGCTTTCGAAGCGCATCGGACAGGCCGGCAAAGACAAGGAGCTGCGCGAGTCCCTCATCGTCCAGGGCAAACAGCTGGCGGCACGCCTCAAGGAACTGGAGCCGCAGCTGGAGGCTCTCAGCGAGCAGCGCCAGCAGCTCCTCTACCTGGTGCCGCAGATTCCTGATCCCTCGGCTCCAGTCGGCACGAGCGAAGAGGACAACGTCCCAGTGCGCTATTGGGGAGAGAAGCCACAGTTCGACTTCCCGCTGCTGGACCACTATACGCTGATGCAGAAGCTGGACCTGGTCGACATGGAGCGCGCGGCAAAAATCGCCGGCTCGCGCAGCTATGTGCTCAAAGGCGATGCCGCTCGTCTTGAGCTGGCCCTCTTGCACTTCGCTTTCGATCGCATCGCCGCCAAGGGCTTTACGCCCCTGATCGTGCCGGCGATGGCGCGCGAGTTCTGTTTCATCGGCAACGGCCAGTTTCCGCGTGGACGGGACCAGGTCTATGCCCTGGAAGGCGAGGACACTTTCCTTGTGGGAACCGCCGAGGTCTCGATTACGGGCATGTTCAAGGACGAGATTCTTAGCTACGAGGAGCTGCCCCTGACCTTTGTCGGCTTCTGCCCCTGCTTCCGCAAAGAGGCCGGCACCTATGGCAAGGACACGCGCGGCGTCTTCCGCGTCCATCAGTTCAACAAGGTCGAGCAGTATGTGATCTGCGAAGCCTCACACGAGGAGTCGGTGCGCTGGCACGAGCAGCTGATCCACAACGCCGAGGAGCTGGTTCAGGCCCTGGAGATCCCCTATCGCGTGGTCAATGTCTGCACCGGTGACATGGGCGATGGCAAGGTCGGCATGTACGATCTGGAATGCTGGGTTCCCAGCGAGGGCCGCTATCGCGAGACGCACTCTTGCTCGTACTTCCACGACTGGCAGGCGCGGCGCGTCAATATTCGCTACCGCGATCGCGACGGCAAGGTGAAGTTCGTGCACACGCTCAATAACACGGCCATTGCATCGCCGCGCATCCTGATCCCGCTGCTGGAAAACCATCAGCAGCCCGATGGCTCGGTACGCATTCCCGAGGCCCTGCGCCCCTATCTGGGCGGCCAGGAGGTGCTGCGGGCACGCCACTGATTGCCGCCTCCTGGCCTCCTTCCGTTGGGCTGCCGACCAGCGAGCGCCGGGGCGGCTCCGCCTTGGCGCCAGCTCAGCAGGTAGAGGAGGCAAGGGGGATGATTTCCCCACGCGGGCTACCGCTGGCGTCTTCAATGTAGAGACGGCCAATCGTGCAGACTGGCTGACTGCGCCGATCGGTAGCGCTGCCAGGATTGAAGAGCAGCAGCCCGTCCCGTTGACAGAGATAGGGAACGTGGGTATGACCGAAGATCACACAGCGCGCCCGCGGGAACTCCCGACGGGCCGCCTCCAGACGCGCCACATCCTCACTGCGCCCTCGTCGCGCGCCATCCGGGCTGAGGATGTGGACCACGCCAATGCGGCAGCCGCCGATCACCAGCTCGCGCTTGAGGGGCAGCGCACGCCGCACTTCGTCACTCTCGACGTTGCCCTGCACAGCGACGACGGGCGCGATGGTCTCTAGCTCACTGACGACGGAGAGCACCGAGAGATCCCCGGCATGAATGATCAGTTCGACACCGGCAAAATGGCGCCAGAGGACCTCGGGCAAAGCTTTGAAGCGCGGAATATGGGTATCCGACAGGACGCCGATGACGTGTTCCATCGGCTCTCACCTCCGTTGCAGCAGACAGGTCCACCCCTGGCCAGACCAGACGGCAAGCCGCTGGCTGCTTTGCCCGACGGCGGGGCAGACTATGCCTTGCCTTCCTTGTCGCTCGCTCGCTCGCTCTAAGGAGAGAATAGCAGATTGACTATGCGCATTGCCATTATCTCTGATATTCATGGGAATCAGGTGGCCCTGGAGGCCGTACTGGAAGATCTGCGCCGCCAGCCAGCAATCGATCAGCTAGTCATCGCTGGCGACCTCTGCTTGAATGGCCCGCGCCCTCGTGAGGTGCTCACGATTGTCCAGCAGCTCGGCTGCCCGGTCATTAAAGGCAACGTCGATGAGGAGGTGGTCAGCACCGCCCCCGAGAAAGGGCGCAAAAAACAGAGCACCGTAGCCTGGACGCGCGAGCAGATCGGACCGGAAGGCATCGCCTACCTGCGCGACCTGCCTTTCTCGTACCGCGTGACCAATCCCAATGGCAGCGATGTCCTGGTCGTGCACGCCAACCCGCGCAATTTGGAGGACGCCATCCCTCCTCACGCCTCCGATCAGGAGCTGGAGCGCTTGCTCGACGGCCTGGATGAGCAGATTGGCGCCCTGGCCTTCGGCCACCTGCATATCGCTTACCTGCGACGCTGGCGGCGACTGTTGCTGTTAGATGCGGCCAGCTGCGGCCTGCCACGCGATGGAGATCAGCGCGCCGCCTACGGCATTCTTAGCTGGCAAGGCAACGACTGGGAGGGGGAGATCCGCCGCGTGCCCTACGATCTGGAGACCGTCGTCGCTCAGATCCGCACCAGCGGCATGCCCCATCCCGAGCGGCGCATCAACATCCTGCTGGCGGCCCACTACTGAGGTCCTCCAGCGCGCAACCGCAGTCCAGAGCGGAAGGAGTAGAATACAGAGCAACGGGGCACCGGCAGTGGTGGGGAGTCGCCACAGCCTGCGCCCCGTTGCTAAGGTGAAGCGCTGAAGCGGAGCAGCTATTTTGCTCTATAAGACATGCAATAATTGACAGAAGATACAGGTACAGGTCGCAGGATGACCAGGAGCATGCTCCAGCAGCGACGGCGGTTGCTCGTTGCGAGGCAGCTCCTGCACTGGCATCGCCTCCTCACCAAGATAGCTGGCAGCATCGCCGATATCGACCAGCTCAAGCTCGCGCACAATTTCCTTCAGTTCACTCGTAGTCGCCATGCTCAATGATCCCTCTCCTCTCGCAGGACACTCAGCCCCGGGACGCAGAGAGCCCGCACGAGTGGCGCACTCCTGCTGCAACAGAGAGCATACCTCACATTGCATCAGGAAATGCTCGATAGAATACTCCGATTCGATAAATTTCAATAATTAAGCAATAAAACCAGGCTCTGTTTGGCTTTACGCCGCTTACTGGAGGCGGCGAGGCCGTAGCCAGGGCCTTTTATTTGCTCGGCTCAGCCAGAGAGTCGGCGCCAGTTTGCCGAGCGGGAAGCCAGAGAGCTTCCACTTAATATATACGTGTCCAGGTTGACATTCATCGCCGTAAGTGCAAGCGAATAGGCCAGTTGGGTCAGGCAAGCGAGCAAGAGGCAAGCAGACAAAGAGAATGGGGGGGCGGCAGGCAGGGCGAACGCAGCGGTAGCGCGGCGAGATCACCCTCACAGGAAGCCAGAGCGGCGGAGTGGAGGCGGCGCGAGGGGAGGGCAGTGATGTAGCATCCAGGGCCGGGCCGGCGTTGGAGCTTTGCCCAGGCGAGTTGCTCACCGGCTGTCCCCATTCCGCGGGGCCGCAGACAGGGGACAGCCGGTCGTCATGAGCAACCACACACCAGGGCAGACAGGGAAGAAAAGGAGCGAGCTAGCGAACCTGATTAGAAATGAGACTGGCTGGCGGCCACCCCAGTGAAATCTGACGAGAGCGGCTTAACACCGGCAGGCTGGGTAGCATCAACCTGGTAGATCACCGAATCGCGCGTTGGCACACGCTGGTCGGGCGTCGAGCCATAGTGCGCCGGCGGCAGCAAGCCACCCATATCCACCGACTGCAGCGACTCGAAAGCGCGGAAGAGGCCATCGCGTGTCAGATCACCGTTCTCCATTGCCTTCTTCAGGATGGCGTAGGTCACGTAGGACTCGGCATAGCCAAACTCGAAGTAGCCATCGGGCTGCTGCTTCGGGAAATACTTGGCCTGGTCCTCCAACATCTGCTTCATCCCTGGCACGCTCGTATCGCCCCAGGCCGCTCCCTGCGAGACGACCCAGGCCCGGCTGATCAAGGGCTTGAGCGCCGGCACCGCCAGCAGCTGAATCGAGAAGGCCGGGCTTTGCAGAATCCACTGCGGATTGTAGCCCAGCTTGTAGGCTGTAGCGATAATGGTCGCTGTCGCCGTTGGCAGCGTTGTCATAAAGACGTACTTCGCACCAGAAGCCTTCAGCTGCGCCACCTGAGCGGTGAAATCCGTATCATTGACCGCAAAGGAGACCTGGGCGACGTCGTGCAGATGGTAAGCGCTCACGGCTTCACGATAGCCTGTCAGCCCATCCTGGCCATAGTCATCGTTCTGGTAAATGATGGCCGTGGCCGGATTCTTGACGCCCAGCTTGTTGACGATGTAGTCAAAGGCATTCTCGACCTGCAGACGGTAAGGTGTGCCAACCAGGATCAGATATTTCTCACGCGCCAGCGCCGATGAGAGGGTTGCCGCCGAGACCAGCATGTGGTCGGCAGCCGCCAGATCCTTGATGGCAAAAGTCGGCTGCGTCCCGAGGCTGTCGGCGATCATCAGCACCTGGTTGCGAATCTGGTTATACTTCTGCACCTCCAGCTGCGGGCTATACTGCGTATCCTGTTCAACGAACTGGACCTTGAAGCCGTTAATGCCGCCGTGGTCATTGACATGATAGAAGAAAGCTTTCACCCCATTGGCGATCGGGATGCCGACCGGCCCGGCCACCGGTCCCGAGTAGGGCGAGAGAATGCCTAGCGTGATCGTCTTCTTGTTGAGATCGACGCCTGGTCCCGCCTTGAGGCCACCCGAGCTACTGCCCGTGCTGCTGCCCGCGCAGCCCGCAAGGATCGGTAGACCGGCCAGGAGGATGAGTATACAGGCAAAGAAGAAACGTTTAGTAACCATAAACAATTACCCCCTTATCGAGCCAAAGGCACAAGATACTACCAAAAACCCGGCTGGTTCGCCTTTTTCGCCTTTACTGGCTTCCTGACTGCAGACCTGCCGCCCGACCAGACCCGACCAGACCCCGGCCCGTGCCCCCACAGGCCGGTTCGCTTGCAACGCGGCAGGCAAGAGGGAGAGAAGGCGGAGGGAGGCAGACGCGACGACGCCCGTCAAAGCGCTCTCGGGCGCGCTCAAGAGGCGCCAGTTCCCCTGCGCCCCTGCCCCTCGTCAGGACCAGAGGAGCGCTGCTGAAGATCAACCACCT from Thermogemmatispora onikobensis carries:
- a CDS encoding iron-sulfur cluster assembly protein; the encoded protein is MPQINEAEVIEALRECYDPEIPVNIYDLGLVYGIDINQETGHVHIKMTLTSMGCPLVGDVMSEVEMRVSQVEHVKSCDVEMTFDPPWTPDRMSEDAKWELGLI
- a CDS encoding LamG-like jellyroll fold domain-containing protein; this translates as MVRHCEFCYAAVPADYTTCPVCGGALRASRGEPGPPAPPGGQSATPMSAAPRRLSHFHRSEFSKKSSFSLSRTLRLGFVLMLFLFLTGLGLLIYGGIYHPAQLRAGATATVSAALTALTQSTAQAHAHATATAITQAHATATAAAQATVVAAATVTAQQATYTAATQGAPTLVDPLTGQNGNLWTLDSNLREGCLFSGSSLHSIVSSDHVFVPCLALATSFANFTLQVHMRLARGDGGGLVFRANAGSGTGYLFFVGSDGNYSLMLSDGTQANALVGGPTPAIHTAPGQDNLLTVIARGSSILLYVNKQYVGSAQDTSFSTGQIGVFAIDLGHVTDAAFSQLQVWSR
- a CDS encoding zinc ribbon domain-containing protein; this encodes MQCQICKAELPAGARVCPACGAPTPYNVLEPEKEQTSSSTFGSPDDTLIKHRSERSEESTGVEDSERTLRAPYSEPTVRAPSRWQQPPPVPASAEGEASAQPGAAQASASGDAHPHADAAAGATPTASPASGPAAAPAPPSQPSSVAPVPPPRDVATSYGWVPPSASSGSPSYPGLSGTVPPSPAQFQTAGAAPPPTAGSPPQPASQVSQSGILTPPGPGYPPAAAPQPGPLSPSGVSYPGYPPSFFPPGPASAAGPNREAGAALPQQSQPGWPWYSQQPAPGAPAPGTGPGFPPAPSAPGQARGGRSTLLLILAILLICVMILLGSTVYLGVIRPGQEHAAATATAQSATALARSHQTATAVAQANATATVTALQDNPQAFYSYVTSQTPQVNDSLASQSASNWDDTRNNDGSGCQFNNGALHILTTTSTPAWACAANASTYHNLAFQVDMTMVKGDKSGLQTMAGLVFRLNENASSFYSFTISPSGAYLLSKVNNGNVTYLSEGVSSAINANLGESNTLTVIAQENTLMLFVNQHYLSTAHDSTLTSGMVGLIALNAGKISADAAFQNAKIWRL
- the serS gene encoding serine--tRNA ligase yields the protein MFFVLDLGFIRNHPELVKEAVRLKQSDFDVDQFLALDRQVLELQHQVEMLRAEQNQLSKRIGQAGKDKELRESLIVQGKQLAARLKELEPQLEALSEQRQQLLYLVPQIPDPSAPVGTSEEDNVPVRYWGEKPQFDFPLLDHYTLMQKLDLVDMERAAKIAGSRSYVLKGDAARLELALLHFAFDRIAAKGFTPLIVPAMAREFCFIGNGQFPRGRDQVYALEGEDTFLVGTAEVSITGMFKDEILSYEELPLTFVGFCPCFRKEAGTYGKDTRGVFRVHQFNKVEQYVICEASHEESVRWHEQLIHNAEELVQALEIPYRVVNVCTGDMGDGKVGMYDLECWVPSEGRYRETHSCSYFHDWQARRVNIRYRDRDGKVKFVHTLNNTAIASPRILIPLLENHQQPDGSVRIPEALRPYLGGQEVLRARH
- a CDS encoding metallophosphoesterase family protein, whose product is MEHVIGVLSDTHIPRFKALPEVLWRHFAGVELIIHAGDLSVLSVVSELETIAPVVAVQGNVESDEVRRALPLKRELVIGGCRIGVVHILSPDGARRGRSEDVARLEAARREFPRARCVIFGHTHVPYLCQRDGLLLFNPGSATDRRSQPVCTIGRLYIEDASGSPRGEIIPLASSTC
- a CDS encoding metallophosphoesterase family protein, producing MRIAIISDIHGNQVALEAVLEDLRRQPAIDQLVIAGDLCLNGPRPREVLTIVQQLGCPVIKGNVDEEVVSTAPEKGRKKQSTVAWTREQIGPEGIAYLRDLPFSYRVTNPNGSDVLVVHANPRNLEDAIPPHASDQELERLLDGLDEQIGALAFGHLHIAYLRRWRRLLLLDAASCGLPRDGDQRAAYGILSWQGNDWEGEIRRVPYDLETVVAQIRTSGMPHPERRINILLAAHY
- a CDS encoding ABC transporter substrate-binding protein, translated to MVTKRFFFACILILLAGLPILAGCAGSSTGSSSGGLKAGPGVDLNKKTITLGILSPYSGPVAGPVGIPIANGVKAFFYHVNDHGGINGFKVQFVEQDTQYSPQLEVQKYNQIRNQVLMIADSLGTQPTFAIKDLAAADHMLVSAATLSSALAREKYLILVGTPYRLQVENAFDYIVNKLGVKNPATAIIYQNDDYGQDGLTGYREAVSAYHLHDVAQVSFAVNDTDFTAQVAQLKASGAKYVFMTTLPTATATIIATAYKLGYNPQWILQSPAFSIQLLAVPALKPLISRAWVVSQGAAWGDTSVPGMKQMLEDQAKYFPKQQPDGYFEFGYAESYVTYAILKKAMENGDLTRDGLFRAFESLQSVDMGGLLPPAHYGSTPDQRVPTRDSVIYQVDATQPAGVKPLSSDFTGVAASQSHF